In Maridesulfovibrio sp., a single genomic region encodes these proteins:
- a CDS encoding glycosyltransferase, with amino-acid sequence MAGYSAELLTDESGPYDVRIIRDGKTQHMWGKFGRRKETELAETVAEDEVPLLAGSGIGIAAELLAARRDRPLLILETEKEILEATGLRGRLPDSPNVVWITDSSPVDAARQIKKFSTSVDRGVRFLKIPFYLRLSPFYLQVEKLLQDNGNEESAPLPRPKFQGSAPRILLLTSQYFLMGEIVAACQRRDIPHMLINMDAKEMDLDHFVERISTALSSFRPDFVLTVNHLGVDQEGVLNSLLHKFKIPLASWFVDNPMLILPLYKAQADTSTTIFTWDADRMDALREMGFNNIFHLPLGTDQTRFLPSKVCSESKWARDISFVGNSMVHKTARRLEAARLNGPLLEKWKDIAGAFGEKSEPSVQNFLRTDFPHLLTHYENLVSPYRKLAFETLVIWQATLEYRLSCVKKTLPYNPLIVGDDGWKLLLAGSDSWEYHSELSYYEDLPRFYPCSKINFNCTSQQMKGAVNQRVFDVPACNGFLLTDHRYQVENLFEPGREIAIYSTRDEIPELIERYLGDREARERIIKAARKRILAEHTYDCRITKLVECMRQVYA; translated from the coding sequence ATGGCCGGATACAGTGCAGAACTCCTCACCGATGAATCCGGACCTTATGATGTTCGCATCATTCGAGACGGCAAAACTCAGCATATGTGGGGCAAATTCGGCCGCAGAAAGGAAACGGAACTTGCGGAAACTGTCGCCGAAGACGAAGTCCCCCTGCTGGCCGGGTCCGGAATAGGGATTGCTGCGGAATTACTTGCCGCCCGCAGAGACAGACCGCTGCTCATACTGGAAACAGAAAAAGAGATTCTCGAAGCAACCGGTCTGCGCGGCAGGCTGCCGGATTCCCCCAATGTGGTCTGGATTACAGATTCATCACCAGTTGACGCTGCACGACAGATCAAAAAATTTTCCACATCCGTTGACCGCGGAGTCAGATTCCTTAAAATCCCGTTCTACCTGCGCCTGTCCCCCTTCTATCTGCAGGTGGAAAAACTTCTTCAGGACAACGGCAATGAAGAAAGCGCACCCTTGCCTCGGCCGAAATTCCAAGGCTCTGCTCCACGCATACTGCTATTGACCAGCCAGTATTTCCTTATGGGGGAAATCGTCGCCGCATGCCAGCGCCGGGACATTCCGCACATGCTCATAAATATGGACGCCAAGGAAATGGATCTGGACCATTTCGTGGAGCGTATTTCAACGGCTTTATCCTCTTTCCGACCGGATTTCGTACTCACGGTCAACCATCTGGGGGTGGATCAGGAAGGAGTGCTGAACTCCCTGCTGCATAAATTCAAAATCCCGCTGGCATCCTGGTTCGTGGATAATCCCATGCTCATCCTGCCCCTGTATAAAGCGCAGGCAGACACATCCACCACAATTTTCACCTGGGACGCAGACAGGATGGACGCCCTCAGGGAAATGGGCTTCAACAATATCTTCCATCTTCCGCTGGGCACGGACCAGACAAGATTTCTACCTTCAAAAGTCTGTTCGGAAAGCAAGTGGGCACGAGACATCTCCTTTGTCGGCAACTCAATGGTTCACAAGACAGCCCGCAGACTTGAGGCAGCAAGGCTCAACGGTCCTCTCCTTGAAAAATGGAAAGACATTGCCGGCGCTTTCGGGGAAAAATCGGAGCCATCGGTTCAGAACTTTCTACGCACTGATTTTCCACATCTTCTGACTCATTATGAAAATCTTGTTTCACCCTACCGAAAGCTGGCCTTTGAAACTCTGGTCATCTGGCAGGCAACGCTGGAATATCGCCTTTCATGCGTAAAAAAGACACTCCCGTACAACCCGCTCATCGTCGGAGATGACGGTTGGAAGCTGCTTCTGGCCGGGTCCGATTCGTGGGAATATCACAGTGAACTCTCCTACTACGAAGACCTGCCGCGCTTTTACCCCTGCTCGAAAATTAATTTCAACTGCACCAGCCAGCAGATGAAAGGGGCCGTAAACCAGAGAGTCTTCGACGTGCCTGCCTGCAACGGCTTTCTACTTACCGACCATCGTTATCAGGTGGAAAATCTTTTCGAGCCCGGCAGGGAAATCGCAATCTATTCCACGCGAGATGAAATTCCGGAACTTATCGAAAGATATCTAGGTGACCGGGAAGCGCGAGAAAGAATAATAAAAGCGGCGCGAAAAAGGATTCTGGCCGAACACACCTATGATTGCCGCATAACAAAACTCGTTGAATGCATGCGCCAGGTGTATGCCTGA